In the genome of Ziziphus jujuba cultivar Dongzao chromosome 10, ASM3175591v1, the window AAGTCACTGATTCTTTTGCCAACCAAAGCAGCCAGCAAAATTAATCCTTTTTAACGTGGGAACAATACAAAAACAATGTAACATAATCttctttttgattaattttcttCAAACGAATTCAAGCATCACAATTTGGAAAAAGGAAACTTTTTAAATTCATCAAATTGGAATTGAAGCCACTAAAAACTAATTTCttccagaatatatatatatatatatatatatatatatatatatatatatatatatatatatttatagatattatataaatatataatgcaaGAATATATAGGCGTACAGATAGAGTATCAGAAACTAGGGTTTCACAGAGATTAGAAAAGCGCGAAatttgcaaccaaaaaaaaaaaaaaaaaaaaaaccgatgaAGTAAACTTAAGAGGAAGACAAGCTTTTAGAGTTCAGACCTGGCCAAATAATACGATAGCTCTGATAATCTTCTTCAGGGAATATAAGAGCCGGCGAGCGAGAGCGCGGTGTGTTcctcttttctttccctttttctctttttcgtttattttctttttatttccttctCTGGCTTTTCCTCAAGACCGACTGTTGTTAAGCAGGAACACACAGTCAGTTACCTCCGTGGCTCTGTCAAACTGctctttttttccaaatttcttttctttttctttttttcaaaaaaaaaaaatttattaggcTGATTTAGTGGATTATTAAAAtccataagaattttttttctcttttaattccAAATCCATAAGAATTATTAATAAGtattcaataattaatataaattgtcAGAATATAATTAGAAACAGCGTTTGAAAGCATAAAAATTtatactataataataatattgtgaccaacaaaaaaaaaaaaaaaaaaaaggcaactatttcaactttttaattaaattttcataatattttaattaattcatattaatTTCCAAACTGACTTCTGTTATTCCGACATTAATATTTATCACCCATTTGACttttccatacatatatatatatatatatataaatatatatgttgctgggcagctttttttttttatcatgtacTAAAATCTTATTAAGCAGCTTGCAAGAGGTGGTAAATAACTGAATTTGCAGGAATttctattatacatatatatatattaggttacCTGCTGAATCACAGATACATCTTTTTCATTCGCAAAACCATAAATAACAccaaacaaagggaaaaaaagcaaaattattttatctttttggcCAATGCCTCTGCCACAAGAGTATTTTTTAATCATGGCTATCAATTGAAGAAGTTAGAGAAGAACGAGCCGACGACCTAGTAACCCTTCCAGAGCTCTTCAAGTTCGATTCTTGAACTTTGACAGATGTATCTCGCTGCTCCTTGTAGGATTCAGAAGCTTTGGATTTCTGGGCACAATCAGTGTTCTTGAATATTGAAGAGGATTTTCCAACTTCATCTTCAATGGCATTACTTGTTTCTCCTTTCCTCTTCCCTCCTGGTGATTTTCTGTTCTTTTTACCAACTTTATCAGCATATTTCGCAAAAGCAGCAGACAAGGCTGATTTGACCGTCAATTCGGGTTCTTTCTTCTTGTGTTTGGTTTCATCTTCGGtgtcctttttttcttcttcttcatctccttTATCTTCATTTACCGAACAAGGTTCAGCATTGTTCTGTGCAGAGGCTTCTGGAACAGTAGGACCACTGGAAACTACTCGCTTGAATGGTTCATGAAAAGTATCATACAAGCGTTTTACCTGATTACAAGGCAGGTTCatagtgaaaaataataatacagcCAACTAGAGAAATTTCAAGTTAAAAGATTTTCACAGAACAATGGTGTTGCATATTATAAGCTTATAGAATGAATACCTTGCGCTCTCCTATACCAGGACAACGAGCTAGATCTTCCATTGATGCATCCATGATATGCGAAAGAGACTGAAATAACAGGGTCATCAGCTCTAAATGAAAACTTGctagaatataaaataaaattcaattagaaGGTTTTGGTGCAACAGGCCTACCGCAAATGTGGTACCCAGTGTGACTACATCAGTCTTGTTCACATGTCGAACTGTTGTGAGAGCATGAGATAACTACAATCAATGGTAAGCCAATTTATGTTCAATAactccataaaagaaaattttcactaAATGCATCTAAACTATTTCAAAcactaagaaaaatatttatttagaacCCTACATTGGCATTTATGACATACATAAATCAATTACTAGACCTTAAAAGAGTAAATACCCGTGATAGATAGTCTGTATCCATTTGGCCTTGAATAATGTCTGCAGGTTTGTTTTCATAAACTTTTATTGTCTCCAAATAGCGACCACATTCCTCCAagctaaggaaaaaaaacaatagcAGATGAGGAGGTCATCAGGGAAACGAGGTAAATTTAACTGGTAAATTTAACTACTCAGAACACAACTCTTAATGGTAATAATACTCTATCAAAGCAACAAAATCTTATCATAGAAAGAGTTGGTCAAAAAAGCTTCAATAAAGAAGCAGTTagttaaaactaatattttatcaatgCCACAGAAACAGTTTTCAAATGCACAAAAAGAGTGAAAATGGTTCTAGATCCTGACTATTCATGAGAGATATAATTGTTAAGCCATAAATCATAAAAGCTCACTGTAAGAGATAATGGAGTTCGTCCTGTAAGAGCAATACCTCCAACCACATAATAGGGTACAGTCATGAAGCAGCGCAGTTTTAGTAACTTCAAGTATTGGCTTAACTACATCCTCCTATAACCAATGAAAAATAGAAACCAATATTAATATTACATTTCAGGAGGT includes:
- the LOC107411977 gene encoding DNA excision repair protein ERCC-1, with translation MVRLEQTEIKEMEEDEDRERNAESEAKKKKVVITIPSYQEVIESSQSKSTPPSLFAPSQTFSQAFAFVKSSEFYSPPPTSTTIPSQTPHVSETTAARQISQSDVPSSSSSASTSAIASSSTTQNRNSILVSHRQKGNPLLKHIRNVRWAFADVVCDFLLGQSSCALYLSLRYHLLHPDYLYFRIRELQKNFKLRVVLCHVDVEDVVKPILEVTKTALLHDCTLLCGWSLEECGRYLETIKVYENKPADIIQGQMDTDYLSRLSHALTTVRHVNKTDVVTLGTTFASLSHIMDASMEDLARCPGIGERKVKRLYDTFHEPFKRVVSSGPTVPEASAQNNAEPCSVNEDKGDEEEEKKDTEDETKHKKKEPELTVKSALSAAFAKYADKVGKKNRKSPGGKRKGETSNAIEDEVGKSSSIFKNTDCAQKSKASESYKEQRDTSVKVQESNLKSSGRVTRSSARSSLTSSIDSHD